Proteins from a genomic interval of Verrucomicrobiales bacterium:
- a CDS encoding Mov34/MPN/PAD-1 family protein, whose amino-acid sequence MSTNETNLPTTLTATQLPNKISKQYVAKEWKLVALRECPLPDSMHLCDTPEKAAAYWNAHIATNPYFDPERECFAVLILNTRRRIRGHQFLSIGTMDTLLVHPRDVFRLAIVAGAAAIVAMHSHPSGESSPSDADIRVTRDLMRAGQLLKIELLDHVIVGNSTSHTSLRSLGYFS is encoded by the coding sequence ATGAGCACGAACGAAACGAATCTCCCGACAACCCTCACCGCAACCCAACTTCCGAATAAAATTTCGAAACAATACGTCGCCAAGGAATGGAAGCTCGTCGCACTTCGCGAATGTCCGCTTCCCGACTCCATGCACCTGTGTGATACACCTGAGAAGGCAGCCGCCTACTGGAACGCGCATATTGCCACGAACCCCTATTTCGACCCCGAACGCGAATGCTTCGCTGTGCTGATTTTGAATACCCGTCGGCGCATTCGCGGACATCAATTCCTTTCCATAGGGACCATGGATACTTTGCTCGTTCATCCTCGCGATGTGTTCCGGTTGGCGATAGTAGCTGGGGCAGCTGCTATTGTGGCCATGCATTCACACCCCAGCGGGGAATCTTCCCCGTCGGACGCCGATATCCGTGTGACCCGCGATCTCATGCGGGCAGGGCAACTGCTCAAAATCGAATTGCTCGATCATGTGATCGTCGGCAACTCGACAAGCCACACCAGCTTGCGATCGCTGGGCTACTTTAGCTGA